Sequence from the Verrucomicrobiota bacterium genome:
GACTTTGGCGATGTTCGGATGATCCATAATCGCCAGTGCCTGCCGCTCGGCTTCAAAGCGAGCAATGACGTTCCGGGTGTCCATGCCCAGCTTGATGATCTTGAGGGCGACCCGGCGGCGAACCGGTTCCTCCTGCTCGGCCATGTACACGATGCCGCAACCGCCTTCGCCGATTTGTTGGAGGAGTTTGTAGTGGCCGATGCGGTCGCCGGGTTTTTCGGCGAGAAGTGGGGTGGTGACGGCGCTTGGAGTTCCGGCTTTAGCAGGTTCCTCTGACTGACCGCCTGAAGGCGGGACTCCGAACTGGGCGGTCTTTTCTTGCGCCGCCAGGCCGAGTTGAAGCAGGCATTGAAGGCAATGGCCGCCGGGCGCGTCGGATGGCAACTCCGCGCCGCAGCGGGAGCATGTTCGTGATTCAGGCATCGCAAAATTCATTTAACCGCGGATGGACGCAGATAGACGCAGAATGGATTGCAACAATGCAGCAAATTCGCGCCCGTCGGCTCTTATCTGCGTTCATCTGCGTTCATCTGCGGTTCCCGTATCTTCTTTCAAAAGCAAAGCCGCGGAGAAGTTACAGAGTTTCTAGTTCGCAATCGCCGCGAACAGTTGTCGGATTTCATGGTCTATTTCCTCAGGGCTGGAAACGGTATGAGCGATTTCGCTGCGCAGCACCTCGCCAAAGCGCCGTCGCAACCTGTGCAACGCCACCTTGACGGCGCCTTCGCTCATGCCCAGTTCCGCCGCCCACTCGGCAAACGCGCCGGGCGCCACTTCACCCGTGAGTGCCGGCTCGAGTTGCACAATGAGTTCAGCTTTCCCGCCGGTGTTGTATTCCTGCCGCAACCGGGAGAGCACTTGTTCTACGACGGCCAAGGCCCAGCGGCGCTCGAAGAGCTTCTCCGGCGTCAGCGACTCGACCGGCTCGCGGAGATAAAGTCCTTCCGCCGCCGCTTCGTCCAGGGAAATAATCTGACGCTGGCCGCCGCGTTTCAAAGTCTGGCGCTTGTCCCATTCGTTGGTGAGAAAATTCGTCAATGCGGCCAACAGGAAAGTGCGAAACTTCCCTTTGCGCCGATCCACTTTCTTGAGCGTTTCCTTTTCGAGCAGGAATTCAAAGAAAGCCTGGGTCAAATCCTCGGCTTCGTGTTGATCAGAGCCGCGCCGCCGGATGAAAGCGTAAATGGGATACCAGTAAGTACGGCAGAGCCGCTCAAGTGCTGCCGTGGCGCGGGCGAGATCGGTTTGTCCTACCGCCAACACCACGCTCCAGTGCGTGGCGGAAAAAGCGCCCGCCCGTCCTTCCGCGACGCTGGGATCTTGAGTCGCAAATAAACTGTCGCCTGACCTGTCCATGGAGTTGCAAGACTCTTAGCAAATTGGACAACGCAAGGCAAGCCGGCTGAAACCGCAGGTGTGACTGCAAGTGGCGGGCAGGTTTGTTTCGGTCTTAATCATAATCTTCATCTTACGCCAAAACCTTTCTGTAAGGCGCGACGCTTTGATCCGGACAGGGAGATTAAGATTACGATCAAGATTGAGAGTAAGAACTGAAGCTTGATCGTGACATCCAGTCGCACCTCACGCCAATGTCGTTCTCGACAACGCCGGATCAAAGTGGCAGGTTGAGAGCGAATTTGAACGCGAGCGCCCGGCGATTGTCGTCGAGTTGCAGCAGCCCGCTCGGTCACGCAGCCATCGAGAACGAAGCAAACGTGAAACTTTACACGGGCGCTGGTTTTCAATTAAGAGTTTGGATTATGCCACAATTTTCTTACAAGGCGCGACGGCGCACCGGCGAAGCGGTCGAGGGTGTGCTGGATGTTGCCGACCGTTCGGCGGCGCTGTTGCAAATTGAGCGGCTCGGGCTTTTTCCCGTCGCGGTCGAAGCGGCGAAGGGCGGCGTGGGGGCGACGATTGAACGGGCGGCGGTTCCCAAACGGGATTGGGCAGCCGCCTTGCCGCCGGCGTTGCGTGAAATTTTGCAGCGCAAGCGCAAACCCAAACTTCAGGAGCTCGCGACGTTCACGCAACAACTGGCCAACCTGCTCAAGTCCGGCATGCCGCTGACGGTGGCGCTGAACAGCATGATGCACCTGGAGTCGAAGGGAATCTCGGGCGACGTGACCAAACAACTCAAGCAGGAGGTGATGGAGGGGAGAAGTTTGTCGGATGCGATGGCGCAACAGCCGGGGATTTTTTCCGAA
This genomic interval carries:
- a CDS encoding sigma-70 family RNA polymerase sigma factor → MDRSGDSLFATQDPSVAEGRAGAFSATHWSVVLAVGQTDLARATAALERLCRTYWYPIYAFIRRRGSDQHEAEDLTQAFFEFLLEKETLKKVDRRKGKFRTFLLAALTNFLTNEWDKRQTLKRGGQRQIISLDEAAAEGLYLREPVESLTPEKLFERRWALAVVEQVLSRLRQEYNTGGKAELIVQLEPALTGEVAPGAFAEWAAELGMSEGAVKVALHRLRRRFGEVLRSEIAHTVSSPEEIDHEIRQLFAAIAN